Proteins co-encoded in one Quercus robur chromosome 8, dhQueRobu3.1, whole genome shotgun sequence genomic window:
- the LOC126694710 gene encoding thiamine thiazole synthase, chloroplastic, translating to MATMASTLTSKPQTLAFFDSSSFHGTPLAPPSSLRVHQPAKSSVAPHAISMSASPPPYDLKGFAFEPIKESIVSREMTRRYMTDMITYADTDVVVVGAGSAGLSCAYELSKNPSVQVAIIEQSVSPGGGAWLGGQLFSAMVVRKPAHLFLDELEIEYDEQDNYVVIKHAALFTSTIMSKLLARPNVKLFNAVAAEDLIVKEGRVGGVVTNWALVSMNHDTQSCMDPNVMEAKVVVSSCGHDGPFGATGVKRLKSIGMIDSVPGMKALDMNTAEDAIVRLTREIVPGMIVTGMEVAEIDGAPRMGPTFGAMMISGQKAAHLALKALGLPNALDAEAIHPELILAAADSAEIAEA from the exons ATGGCAACCATGGCTTCCACTCTCACCTCCAAGCCTCAAACCCTCGCTTTCTTCGACTCCTCTTCCTTCCATGGCACCCCTTTGGCCCCACCTTCTTCTCTCCGTGTCCATCAACCCGCCAAATCTTCCGTGGCCCCACATGCAATCTCCATGTCCGCCTCTCCTCCGCCGTACGATCTTAAAGGGTTCGCCTTCGAGCCCATCAAGGAGTCCATCGTCTCACGCGAGATGACACGTAGGTACATGACTGACATGATCACCTACGCCGATACCGATGTGGTCGTGGTCGGTGCTGGCTCAGCTGGTCTCTCATGCGCTTATGAACTGAGCAAGAACCCATCCGTACAAGTGGCCATAATCGAGCAATCTGTGAGCCCTGGTGGCGGTGCATGGCTCGGTGGTCAGCTCTTCTCTGCTATG gTTGTTCGCAAGCCTGCTCATCTCTTCCTTGACGAGCTTGAAATTGAGTACGATGAGCAAGACAACTATGTTGTGATCAAACACGCTGCTCTCTTCACCTCAACCATCATGAGCAAGCTCTTGGCTCGCCCCAATGTCAAGCTCTTCAATGCGGTGGCAGCCGAGGACTTAATTGTGAAAGAAGGAAGAGTTGGTGGGGTGGTGACCAACTGGGCCTTGGTGTCCATGAACCACGACACACAGTCATGCATGGACCCCAATGTCATGGAGGCTAAGGTGGTAGTGAGCTCATGTGGGCACGACGGGCCATTTGGGGCCACTGGGGTCAAGAggctcaagagcattgggatgATTGACAGCGTACCTGGAATGAAGGCACTGGACATGAACACAGCTGAGGATGCCATTGTGAGGCTTACTAGGGAAATTGTGCCTGGGATGATTGTTACTGGGATGGAAGTGGCTGAGATTGATGGAGCTCCAAGAATG GGACCCACATTTGGTGCCATGATGATCTCAGGGCAGAAAGCTGCCCACTTGGCCTTGAAGGCACTGGGACTTCCCAACGCTCTGGATGCAGAAGCCATCCACCCGGAGTTGATTCTAGCTGCCGCAGATTCTGCAGAAATTGCAGAAGCCTAG